Proteins from a single region of Gossypium arboreum isolate Shixiya-1 chromosome 1, ASM2569848v2, whole genome shotgun sequence:
- the LOC108482943 gene encoding uncharacterized protein LOC108482943: MAGKISAASARAHTRKSKQNTSFKLLSGIFTKTLLVLFVGALAWAYQAIQPPPPKTCGSPDGPLITASRIKLMDGRHLAYKEHGVPLEAAKYKIVKVHGFDSCRLDAVPLSPELVERLGIYVVSFDRPGYGESDPNPKRTVKSMALDIEELADQLRLGSKFYVIGISMGGQVIWSCLKYIPHRLAGATLVAPVVNYWWSGFPTNLSNQAYQQMLPQDQWVLRVSHYAPWLTYWWNSQKWFPSSSVIAHSIDIFSSEDRKLLMKISSTRNHAAQVRQQGEYESLHRDLIVGFGAWEFSPLELDNPFPNNEGSVHVWHGDEDRLVPVTLQRYIAEQLPWIRYHELPGAGHLFMVADGMWDNIVKTLLVGEK; encoded by the exons GGATATTCACAAAGACACTATTGGTCTTGTTTGTGGGAGCTTTGGCATGGGCTTATCAGGCCATTCAGCCGCCGCCACCCAAGACTTGTGGCTCTCCTGATGGTCCACTCATCACAGCATCGAGAATAAAGCTCATGGATGGACGGCATTTGGCCTACAAAGAGCATGGCGTTCCACTAGAGGCAGCAAAGTATAAAATCGTCAAAGTCCATGGATTTGATTCTTGTAGGCTTGATGCTGTTCCTCTGTCCCCG GAACTCGTTGAAAGGTTAGGGATCTATGTTGTGTCTTTCGACAGACCAGGCTACGGAGAGAGTGATCCTAATCCGAAACGAACAGTGAAGAGTATGGCTTTAGATATAGAAGAGCTTGCCGATCAATTGAGACTAGGATCCAAGTTTTATGTAATCGGAATTTCTATGGGGGGACAGGTGATTTGGAGCTGCCTCAAGTACATCCCTCATAG GTTAGCAGGGGCGACATTGGTGGCTCCAGTGGTTAACTACTGGTGGTCCGGTTTTCCTACAAACTTATCGAACCAAGCATATCAGCAAATGTTACCACAAGACCAATGGGTGCTTCGTGTGTCTCACTATGCTCCATGGCTCACCTACTGGTGGAACAGTCAAAAATGGTTCCCTAGTTCTAGTGTTATCGCTCACAGTATCGATATTTTTTCTAGTGAGGACCGAAAACTCTTGATGAAGATCTCGTCTACTAGGAACCATGCG GCACAAGTAAGACAGCAAGGGGAATACGAGTCCCTGCATCGTGACCTGATAGTCGGATTTGGAGCTTGGGAATTCTCTCCGTTGGAACTGGACAACCCATTTCCTAACAATGAAGGCTCGGTGCATGTGTGGCATGGAGATGAGGATAGGCTTGTACCGGTTACGTTGCAACGCTACATTGCTGAACAACTCCCGTGGATTCGCTACCATGAACTACCTGGTGCCGGACATTTGTTTATGGTTGCAGATGGGATGTGGGATAATATAGTGAAGACACTTTTGGTGGGAGAAAAGTAG